A window from Methylocystis sp. MJC1 encodes these proteins:
- a CDS encoding Ni/Fe hydrogenase subunit alpha, whose translation MTRKTVKVDVLARVEGEGALKVVLRDGKVESAEFNIFEPPRFFEAFLRGRHFAETPDIVARICGICPIAYQMSAVHALENLLGVKVEGPLRDLRRLIYCGEWIESHVLHIYMLHAPDFLGYDGGVQMARDHGEAVKRGLQLKKVGNEILQLLGGREIHPVNVRVGGFHRAPRRRELAPLAEKLKWAREAALETARWVATFNFPERERDYTFVALRHPGEYPFNEGRIVSNKGLDIPASEYDAHFEETHVAHSTALHSHLRNGGGSYLTGPMARYNLAFDQLSALAKETAREIGLGESCRSPYRSIMVRAVETVYACDEALRVIESYEQPDRPFVPVEPRAGVGYAATEAPRGTLYHRYHIDDTGTITDAQIVPPTSQNQACLEEDLLDFIGGFSDLPHKELQCRCEQTVRNYDPCISCATHFLKLEIDRG comes from the coding sequence ATGACGCGCAAGACCGTAAAGGTTGACGTTCTTGCCCGCGTCGAGGGTGAGGGGGCGCTGAAGGTCGTGCTGCGCGACGGCAAAGTCGAGAGCGCCGAGTTCAACATCTTCGAGCCGCCGCGCTTCTTCGAGGCCTTTCTGCGCGGCCGTCATTTCGCCGAGACGCCGGACATCGTCGCGCGCATCTGCGGCATTTGCCCGATCGCTTATCAGATGAGCGCAGTTCACGCGCTCGAAAATCTTTTGGGCGTGAAGGTCGAGGGCCCGCTTCGCGATCTGCGCCGGTTGATCTATTGCGGCGAATGGATCGAGTCGCATGTGCTGCATATCTACATGCTGCATGCGCCCGACTTTCTGGGCTATGACGGCGGCGTGCAAATGGCGCGCGACCATGGCGAGGCGGTCAAGCGCGGCCTGCAGCTCAAGAAGGTCGGCAACGAAATTTTGCAGCTGCTCGGCGGCCGCGAAATCCATCCCGTGAATGTGCGCGTTGGCGGCTTCCATCGCGCGCCGCGCAGGCGCGAGCTGGCGCCCCTTGCCGAGAAGCTGAAATGGGCGCGCGAGGCGGCGCTGGAGACAGCGCGCTGGGTCGCGACCTTCAACTTTCCAGAGCGCGAGCGCGACTACACTTTCGTCGCGCTGCGACATCCGGGCGAATATCCCTTCAATGAAGGCCGGATCGTTTCCAACAAGGGCCTCGATATTCCGGCGTCCGAATATGACGCGCATTTCGAGGAGACGCATGTCGCCCATTCGACCGCGCTGCATTCGCATCTGCGCAATGGCGGCGGCTCTTATCTGACGGGACCGATGGCCCGCTACAATCTGGCCTTCGATCAGCTATCGGCGCTGGCGAAAGAGACCGCGCGAGAGATCGGCCTCGGCGAAAGCTGTCGCAGTCCCTATCGCAGCATAATGGTGCGCGCGGTTGAGACGGTCTACGCTTGCGACGAAGCGCTGCGTGTGATCGAGAGCTATGAGCAGCCCGACCGGCCTTTCGTCCCTGTGGAGCCCCGCGCCGGCGTCGGCTATGCCGCCACCGAGGCGCCGCGCGGCACGCTCTATCATCGCTACCATATCGACGACACGGGCACGATCACCGACGCGCAGATTGTGCCGCCGACCTCACAGAACCAGGCCTGTCTCGAAGAGGATCTCCTAGACTTCATCGGCGGCTTCTCCGATCTGCCTCACAAAGAATTACAGTGCCGCTGCGAGCAAACCGTACGCAATTACGACCCCTGCATTTCCTGCGCGACGCATTTCCTAAAGCTGGAGATCGACAGGGGTTAA
- a CDS encoding hydrogenase maturation protease — MTQGRVVVIGVGSLDRGDDAAGREVARRLRVTCESHAEILELEGEATGILAALEKAEAAFVIDACLSGAAAGTIRRFDVAEGLPAALSFGLSSHGFGLAEAVELAKALGALPPRCIVYAIEGESFEISAPVSAAVTRAIEEVAMRVRDEIHVLLRRE, encoded by the coding sequence GTGACGCAAGGCCGGGTGGTGGTCATCGGCGTCGGCAGCCTCGATCGAGGCGACGACGCCGCCGGCCGTGAGGTTGCCAGACGTCTGCGGGTCACGTGCGAGAGCCATGCCGAAATCCTCGAGCTCGAGGGAGAGGCGACAGGCATTCTCGCGGCGCTCGAAAAAGCCGAGGCTGCATTCGTCATCGACGCCTGCCTATCGGGCGCGGCAGCGGGAACCATTCGACGTTTCGACGTTGCCGAGGGGCTTCCGGCGGCCCTTAGCTTTGGCCTTTCATCCCACGGCTTCGGCCTCGCCGAAGCGGTGGAGCTGGCGAAGGCGCTCGGCGCATTGCCGCCGCGTTGCATCGTTTACGCAATAGAAGGCGAATCTTTTGAGATAAGCGCGCCCGTTTCCGCCGCTGTCACTCGCGCGATCGAAGAGGTCGCGATGCGCGTGCGCGATGAGATTCACGTTCTTCTGAGGCGCGAATAA
- a CDS encoding UDP-glucose--hexose-1-phosphate uridylyltransferase yields the protein MLRLQHDSHRRLNALTGEWVLVSPHRTNRPWQGQTEAKAEAVIPSYDPGCYLCPGNARANGERNPAYEDVFSFDNDFAALLADAPREEVNDKGLIVAQGEPGFCRVVCFSPRHDLTLSRMSVDDITKVVELWREEFARLDANPLVGFVQIFENRGAMMGASNPHPHCQIWATQSVPNEILKESVRQHAYFESRGSCLLCDYLALELEKRERIVCENDGFVALVPFWATWPFETMLLPRRHMVALDEFGESDSRALADILSQITKCYDHLFSTPFPYSMGFHQRPSDGAAHPHWHFHGHFYPPLLRSATIRKFMVGFELLGSPQRDITPESAAERLRASVSR from the coding sequence ATGCTGCGATTGCAACACGACTCACACCGCCGCCTCAACGCCCTGACCGGCGAGTGGGTGCTCGTCTCCCCGCATCGCACGAACCGACCCTGGCAGGGCCAGACCGAGGCCAAAGCCGAGGCCGTCATCCCGTCGTATGACCCCGGCTGCTATCTTTGCCCCGGTAACGCGCGCGCAAATGGCGAGCGCAATCCGGCTTACGAAGACGTCTTCTCCTTCGACAATGATTTTGCCGCGCTCCTGGCGGACGCGCCACGGGAAGAGGTCAACGACAAGGGTCTGATCGTCGCGCAAGGGGAGCCGGGCTTCTGCCGCGTCGTGTGTTTCTCGCCCCGCCACGATCTCACCTTGTCCCGCATGAGCGTGGACGACATCACAAAGGTCGTCGAACTCTGGCGGGAAGAATTCGCCCGCCTCGACGCCAATCCCTTGGTCGGCTTTGTTCAGATTTTCGAAAATCGCGGCGCGATGATGGGCGCGAGCAATCCTCATCCGCACTGCCAGATTTGGGCGACGCAGAGCGTGCCAAACGAAATCCTGAAAGAATCGGTCCGCCAGCACGCTTATTTCGAGAGCCGCGGATCGTGCCTGCTATGTGACTATCTGGCGCTCGAGCTCGAGAAGCGCGAGCGCATCGTTTGTGAGAACGACGGCTTTGTCGCGCTTGTGCCGTTTTGGGCGACCTGGCCTTTCGAAACGATGTTGCTGCCGCGCCGCCACATGGTCGCCCTCGACGAATTCGGCGAAAGCGACTCGCGCGCGCTCGCGGATATTCTGAGCCAGATCACCAAATGCTACGATCATCTCTTCTCCACGCCCTTCCCTTATTCGATGGGTTTCCATCAGCGTCCGAGTGATGGCGCCGCGCATCCACACTGGCATTTTCACGGCCATTTCTATCCGCCGCTGCTGCGCTCGGCGACGATCCGGAAGTTCATGGTCGGTTTCGAATTGCTGGGCTCGCCGCAACGGGACATCACACCCGAGAGCGCGGCCGAGCGGCTGAGGGCTTCAGTGTCGCGCTGA
- a CDS encoding alpha-keto acid decarboxylase family protein has protein sequence MAETIGGYLIRRLGEEGVGHVFGVPGDYCLTFFSLLEKRSLQIINTCDEQGAGFAADAYARINGLGVVALTYCVGGLKAANAIAQAYAERSPVILISGAPGAREQARNPLLHHRVRDFDTQLKVFRELTVATAVLDDPTTAASEIDRVIALARRHSRPVYIELPRDMALAEISPAPIRPLPAEASDPEALAYAVAEAVDKIAASKRPVILAGEELHRFRLQDRLMALVQKSGIPVAASIMGKSVFPESHPAYMGVYEGAMGREDLRDYVESSDCLVLLGAMMTDVNLGIYTAHIDRHSAIYAGKDRVAIGLHAYDDVRMEDFITALAERPWEKRAIPPFVHPEHPGPFEASDRKMTVEALFRQINAFLEEEMIVIADPGDALLGASDLFISDGAHFLATAYYTSLGFAVPASLGVKAAAPRLRPLVLVGDGAFQMTGMEISTAARFGMNPIVILFDNDGYGTERPMLDGGFNDIKRWNYAGLDQVIGGGLGVRVETEREMAAALARARANEAGWSLIQVTLDRDDKSPALRRLTAKLAERVGGKI, from the coding sequence ATGGCGGAAACGATCGGCGGCTACCTTATTCGGCGCCTTGGCGAGGAAGGCGTCGGCCATGTCTTCGGCGTTCCCGGCGATTATTGTCTCACCTTCTTTTCCTTGCTCGAAAAGAGGTCGCTGCAAATCATCAATACCTGCGATGAACAGGGCGCGGGTTTCGCCGCAGACGCCTATGCGCGCATCAACGGGCTCGGGGTTGTCGCTCTCACCTATTGCGTGGGCGGCCTGAAGGCCGCCAATGCGATCGCCCAGGCTTATGCCGAGCGTTCGCCTGTCATTCTGATCAGCGGGGCGCCGGGCGCGCGCGAACAGGCGCGCAATCCGCTCCTCCACCACCGGGTTCGCGATTTCGATACGCAGCTCAAGGTGTTTCGGGAGCTTACCGTCGCGACCGCCGTGCTCGACGACCCGACGACAGCAGCAAGTGAAATCGATCGGGTGATCGCGCTGGCGCGGCGTCACAGCCGGCCGGTCTATATCGAATTGCCGCGCGACATGGCGCTTGCCGAGATCTCGCCGGCGCCGATCAGGCCATTGCCCGCAGAGGCGAGCGATCCGGAGGCGCTCGCCTATGCGGTCGCCGAGGCCGTGGACAAGATCGCGGCGTCAAAACGCCCGGTCATTCTCGCGGGAGAGGAGCTGCATCGCTTCCGTCTGCAGGATCGCCTCATGGCGCTCGTCCAAAAGTCGGGCATTCCCGTTGCGGCCAGTATCATGGGCAAGTCGGTGTTTCCGGAATCGCATCCCGCTTACATGGGCGTCTATGAAGGCGCGATGGGCCGCGAGGATCTTCGCGATTACGTCGAGAGCAGCGATTGCCTTGTTCTGCTCGGCGCGATGATGACCGACGTCAATCTCGGCATCTATACCGCGCATATCGACCGCCATTCGGCCATCTACGCCGGCAAGGACCGGGTCGCCATCGGGCTTCACGCCTATGACGACGTGCGGATGGAGGATTTCATCACGGCGCTGGCGGAACGTCCGTGGGAGAAGCGCGCGATCCCGCCTTTCGTCCATCCCGAGCATCCGGGGCCGTTCGAGGCGAGCGACCGAAAGATGACGGTCGAGGCTCTGTTCCGGCAGATCAACGCCTTCCTGGAGGAAGAGATGATCGTAATCGCCGACCCCGGCGACGCCCTGCTCGGCGCCTCGGACCTTTTCATCAGCGACGGCGCACATTTCCTTGCCACCGCTTATTACACCTCGCTCGGCTTCGCGGTGCCGGCGTCGCTCGGCGTGAAGGCGGCCGCCCCGAGGCTGCGGCCGCTCGTGCTCGTGGGCGATGGGGCCTTCCAGATGACCGGGATGGAGATTTCGACCGCGGCCCGATTCGGAATGAATCCGATTGTGATTCTCTTCGACAATGACGGATATGGCACGGAGCGCCCCATGCTCGACGGCGGTTTCAACGACATCAAGCGCTGGAATTATGCGGGGCTGGATCAGGTGATCGGCGGCGGCCTCGGCGTCAGGGTCGAGACCGAGCGCGAGATGGCCGCCGCTCTGGCCCGCGCCCGCGCCAATGAAGCAGGGTGGTCGCTGATTCAGGTGACGCTGGACCGCGACGACAAATCGCCCGCCCTAAGGCGACTGACCGCCAAGCTCGCCGAGCGTGTTGGCGGCAAAATTTGA
- a CDS encoding phosphoenolpyruvate carboxykinase — protein sequence MTAQTRVTFDRPVEATFSLDEFHDLEAARLYEEALKRKEGVIARSGALVVETAPHTGRSPNDKFVVRDELTDKAVWWDNNQSMSAAQFDQLYDDMSQHARERDIFTQNLLCCADPEHQLRIRVQCEFAWHSLFIRNLLIRPPRGEARSAADLTILVSPSFKATPSRHGCRSQTVIALDFTRRIALIGGTRYAGEIKKAVFTFLNFLLPARGVLPMHCAANDHASGAAVFFGLSGTGKTTLSADPQRALVGDDEHGWGESGVFNFEGGCYAKAIRLSREFEPEIHAASERFGVILENVGIDPETRRVDFDDDSKTENTRIAYPLDFISNASSEGRAGHPKNIIMLTCDAFGVLPPIARLDPAQAMYHFLSGYTARVAGTENGLREPQAVFSTCFGAPFMPRHPSAYGNLLRERIARHGVNCWLLNTGWTEGRFGDGKRMPIATTRALLRAALDGALAHGAFRRDSYFGLETPLLAPGVDSSLLDPASTWSSREDYANTARKLVEMFHANFEPFAPFVDREVKDAAPRCEST from the coding sequence ATGACGGCGCAGACGAGGGTGACGTTCGATCGTCCGGTTGAAGCAACTTTCTCCCTCGATGAATTTCATGACCTCGAAGCCGCCCGGCTCTATGAAGAGGCGCTGAAACGCAAGGAAGGCGTCATCGCAAGAAGCGGCGCGCTCGTCGTTGAAACCGCGCCGCATACCGGCCGGTCCCCGAACGACAAATTCGTCGTCCGCGACGAACTCACAGATAAAGCGGTCTGGTGGGATAACAATCAGTCGATGAGCGCGGCGCAATTCGACCAGCTTTACGACGATATGTCGCAGCACGCGCGCGAGCGCGACATATTCACCCAGAATCTGCTGTGTTGCGCGGACCCTGAGCATCAGCTGCGAATACGCGTCCAGTGCGAATTCGCCTGGCACTCCTTGTTCATCCGCAATCTTCTCATCCGGCCGCCGCGCGGAGAGGCGCGTTCGGCTGCGGATCTCACGATATTAGTGTCGCCCTCCTTCAAGGCGACTCCGAGCCGGCACGGATGCCGCTCGCAGACGGTGATCGCCCTCGACTTCACGCGCCGCATCGCGCTGATCGGCGGCACGCGCTACGCGGGAGAGATCAAAAAGGCGGTTTTCACATTTCTCAATTTTCTTCTTCCGGCGCGAGGCGTGTTGCCGATGCATTGCGCAGCGAATGACCACGCCAGCGGCGCGGCTGTCTTTTTCGGCCTCTCCGGCACAGGAAAAACGACTCTCTCGGCCGATCCCCAACGCGCGCTCGTTGGCGACGACGAACATGGCTGGGGCGAAAGCGGTGTCTTCAATTTCGAAGGCGGCTGCTATGCAAAAGCCATTCGTCTCTCCCGCGAATTCGAGCCCGAGATCCATGCGGCCTCAGAACGCTTCGGCGTCATATTAGAAAATGTCGGGATCGACCCGGAAACGCGCCGCGTCGATTTCGACGACGACAGCAAAACGGAGAACACGCGTATCGCCTATCCGCTGGATTTCATCTCCAACGCATCGAGCGAAGGACGCGCGGGCCATCCCAAAAACATCATCATGCTGACCTGCGACGCCTTCGGCGTCCTGCCGCCGATCGCCCGACTCGATCCGGCCCAGGCGATGTATCACTTTCTCTCGGGCTATACCGCGCGCGTCGCAGGAACCGAGAATGGCCTGCGCGAGCCTCAAGCGGTGTTTTCGACTTGTTTCGGCGCGCCCTTCATGCCGCGCCATCCATCCGCATATGGCAATCTGCTGCGCGAGCGCATCGCGCGCCACGGCGTCAATTGCTGGCTCCTCAACACCGGATGGACGGAGGGGCGGTTCGGCGACGGAAAACGCATGCCGATCGCGACAACCCGGGCGCTATTGCGCGCCGCTCTCGACGGCGCGCTCGCGCACGGCGCGTTCCGCCGCGACTCTTATTTCGGATTAGAGACGCCGCTCTTGGCGCCGGGCGTCGACTCGTCCCTGCTCGATCCCGCGTCCACTTGGTCGTCCCGCGAGGATTACGCGAATACGGCGCGCAAGCTCGTCGAGATGTTCCACGCTAATTTCGAGCCTTTCGCGCCCTTTGTGGATCGCGAGGTCAAAGATGCGGCGCCGCGCTGCGAATCTACGTGA
- the galK gene encoding galactokinase, protein MKLGNQGTDRIDMQTLDAKDLPLLFQRRFGAEPLVFRAPGRVNLIGEHTDYNDGFVLPAALDLSTYAAIARRSDGVIRIHSVNLNSDFSFDLDQPQSRVGAWSDYICGVAVELEKSGYRLLGADIMVFSTLPMGSGLSASAALEVAVGYALLNVSGEEIDLLDLAKICQRAENNFVGMRCGIMDQFISCHGVEGAALLLDCRSLEHRTVRIDPSVRIVICNTMVHHQLASSEYTQRRRECEEAVALLSSSIEGVTALRDVGVEQLEEHAARLPATILKRARHVVTENARALAAVAALEARDFAEFGQLMNASHESLRNDYNVSCAELDLMAELARAVPGVYGARMTGGGFGGCVVALVEASAAAHFADAVGPAYEKATNLSPMIFTCFPGPGAGPAIF, encoded by the coding sequence GTGAAGCTGGGCAATCAGGGGACCGACCGGATCGATATGCAGACGCTCGACGCCAAGGATCTGCCGCTTCTGTTCCAGCGCCGCTTCGGCGCGGAGCCGCTTGTTTTCCGCGCGCCCGGGCGCGTCAATCTGATTGGCGAGCACACGGACTACAATGATGGTTTCGTGCTGCCGGCGGCGCTCGATCTTTCGACTTATGCAGCGATCGCAAGGCGGTCGGACGGCGTGATCCGCATTCACTCGGTCAATTTGAACAGCGATTTTTCGTTTGATCTCGACCAGCCGCAAAGCCGCGTTGGCGCATGGAGCGATTATATCTGCGGCGTCGCCGTCGAACTGGAAAAGTCCGGCTACAGGCTGCTTGGCGCCGACATCATGGTGTTCAGCACATTGCCGATGGGCTCGGGGCTCTCGGCCTCTGCGGCGCTCGAAGTCGCGGTCGGCTATGCGCTGCTGAACGTCTCCGGCGAGGAGATCGACCTTCTCGATCTCGCCAAAATCTGCCAGCGCGCCGAGAATAATTTCGTCGGCATGCGCTGCGGGATCATGGACCAGTTCATTTCCTGCCACGGCGTCGAAGGCGCCGCCTTGCTGCTCGATTGCCGCAGCCTCGAACACCGAACCGTGCGCATCGACCCGTCGGTTCGGATCGTGATCTGCAACACGATGGTTCACCATCAGTTGGCAAGCAGCGAATACACCCAGCGTCGCCGCGAGTGTGAGGAAGCGGTCGCGCTTCTGTCTTCTTCGATCGAAGGCGTAACGGCGCTGCGCGATGTCGGCGTCGAGCAGCTGGAGGAGCATGCGGCGCGTCTTCCGGCGACGATCCTCAAGCGCGCACGGCATGTGGTCACCGAAAACGCCCGCGCGCTCGCCGCGGTGGCCGCGCTGGAGGCGCGCGATTTCGCCGAATTCGGGCAGCTGATGAACGCCTCTCACGAGAGCCTGCGCAATGACTATAACGTCAGCTGCGCCGAGCTTGATCTGATGGCCGAGCTTGCCCGCGCCGTCCCCGGCGTCTACGGCGCGCGCATGACGGGCGGCGGCTTCGGCGGCTGTGTCGTGGCGCTCGTCGAAGCGTCCGCAGCTGCGCATTTTGCCGACGCTGTCGGTCCAGCCTACGAAAAGGCGACAAATTTATCGCCGATGATCTTCACCTGCTTTCCCGGCCCCGGAGCCGGGCCCGCCATATTTTGA
- a CDS encoding oxidoreductase yields MEARKPRLAVWKFASCDGCQLSLLDCEDELLAIAGAIDIAYFPEATRGEVKGVYDLSLVEGSVTTAHDVERIHEVRRRSKTLITIGACATSGGIQALRNFADVREYISIVYAHPEYIHTLETSTAISEHVPVDFELRGCPINKGQLVDVVSAFLAGRRPNTQAHSVCIQCKLKGNVCVMVAKATPCLGPVTHEGCGALCPSYDRGCYGCFGPKETPNAPSLSGWFARMGMDSKGLGRIYRTFNANAEPFRKESERHDAQDRKG; encoded by the coding sequence ATGGAGGCCAGGAAGCCGCGTCTTGCGGTATGGAAATTCGCCTCCTGCGATGGATGCCAATTGAGCCTGCTCGATTGCGAGGACGAGCTTCTCGCCATCGCCGGCGCGATCGACATCGCCTATTTTCCCGAGGCGACGCGCGGCGAGGTCAAGGGCGTCTATGACCTCTCGCTTGTCGAAGGCTCGGTGACGACAGCCCATGACGTCGAGCGCATCCACGAGGTGCGCCGCCGCTCGAAAACGCTGATCACCATCGGCGCCTGCGCCACCTCCGGCGGCATTCAGGCGCTGCGCAATTTCGCCGACGTGCGCGAATATATCTCCATCGTTTACGCGCATCCCGAATATATCCACACGCTCGAAACCTCGACGGCGATCTCGGAGCATGTGCCCGTGGATTTCGAGCTGCGCGGCTGCCCGATCAACAAGGGACAGCTTGTCGACGTCGTCTCGGCCTTTCTCGCCGGTCGGCGCCCGAACACGCAGGCGCACAGCGTCTGCATCCAGTGCAAGCTCAAGGGCAATGTCTGCGTGATGGTCGCAAAGGCGACGCCCTGCCTGGGGCCGGTGACGCATGAGGGCTGCGGCGCGCTGTGCCCCTCTTATGACCGCGGCTGCTATGGCTGCTTCGGCCCCAAGGAGACGCCCAACGCTCCCTCCCTGAGCGGCTGGTTCGCCCGCATGGGCATGGACTCGAAGGGCCTCGGACGCATCTACCGCACCTTCAACGCCAATGCCGAACCCTTCCGCAAGGAGAGCGAACGCCATGACGCGCAAGACCGTAAAGGTTGA
- a CDS encoding glycoside hydrolase family 2 protein, translating into MKKARISLDGMWEFQYLGGGVSARAERRSIVVPSPWQAQFPDLSMRGGVGVYRRSVDVPADWLSQRIFIHFGAVFHIAHLFVNGALVGSHVGGFLPFYFDITDRLAGGRAEIEVRVESPTDDPAEFPHTPFAEMPFGKQSWYGPLSGIWQSVYLERNIPDRVTCLRVRADLDSGDIAALLQYERALCARTEALLEVFGPQGECVASTKTELAGGAEHTTLRAQAPNPQAWSPDAPNLYRLRVRLMRDGAVIDEKETTFGFRKIETREGKLYLNGKPFYLRAALDQDYYPDTICTPPSLEFIEDRFRKAKALGLNALRCHIKAPDPRYYEAADRLGLLVWAELPNGGYSTERSRERKETTLKGIIDRDGNHPSIFCWTLINENWGVDLVHDAKHRAWLRRLYLWLKAYDPTRLVVDNSPLAPSFHVQSDLADYHFYAAIPDSRHDWDRFVDALADRGDWLFSPEGDAVTTGQEPLLCSEFGNWGLPDPEKLNDAVGREPWWFETGHDWGEGVMYPHGVLNRFHDWSLDRVFGSFEAFIEATQWQQFRALKYEIEAMRRRAEISGYVITELTDCHWESNGLLDMRSNTRAFHDVFHRINADTVIVPRLERAAFWSGETLQVPVRIAHGGSDALDPGTLEILSDWSQTLPTPRIEAGSVAEMGVISFELPDVEKPSMRCVSFHLRAANGEIVASNEFEFALHPARATPPALSLWSPEPDVRVRLQSYGYRLATGMNDADVVVALRNTSELADHVRGGGRAVLLPEDEGTLTPFFPHWQNVKVVARDGTLWRGDWASSFAWLRRRGPFHGLPGGPMIDQTFDRVIPTHVISGCNLLDFHARVHAALAVGWIHKPVGLAVERFYGEGHIVISTFRLLRDPPGVDPTATVLFDALIDTAAKKTETPAVEPVKLESA; encoded by the coding sequence GTGAAGAAAGCGCGTATCAGCCTCGATGGCATGTGGGAGTTCCAATATCTCGGCGGCGGCGTCTCTGCGCGCGCCGAGCGGCGGAGCATTGTCGTTCCCAGTCCCTGGCAAGCTCAGTTTCCCGACTTGAGCATGCGCGGCGGCGTCGGCGTTTATCGCCGCAGCGTCGACGTGCCGGCGGATTGGTTGTCGCAACGCATCTTCATCCATTTCGGCGCCGTGTTCCATATAGCGCATCTGTTCGTGAATGGCGCCTTGGTCGGCAGCCATGTCGGCGGCTTTCTGCCCTTCTACTTCGACATCACGGACCGCCTCGCGGGGGGGCGCGCCGAGATCGAAGTGCGCGTCGAAAGCCCGACCGACGACCCTGCCGAATTCCCCCACACGCCATTCGCTGAGATGCCGTTTGGCAAGCAGAGCTGGTATGGCCCTCTCTCGGGCATATGGCAGTCTGTCTATCTGGAGCGCAACATTCCCGATCGGGTGACCTGCTTGCGCGTGCGCGCCGATCTCGACTCCGGCGACATCGCCGCTCTGCTTCAGTACGAGCGCGCGCTTTGCGCGAGGACGGAAGCCTTATTGGAAGTGTTCGGCCCGCAGGGAGAATGCGTGGCCTCGACCAAGACGGAGCTCGCCGGCGGCGCCGAGCATACGACGTTGCGCGCCCAGGCGCCGAACCCGCAAGCTTGGTCGCCGGATGCGCCCAATCTTTATCGTCTGCGCGTGCGACTGATGCGGGACGGCGCGGTCATCGACGAGAAGGAGACGACGTTCGGCTTCCGCAAGATCGAGACGCGGGAGGGGAAACTTTATCTCAACGGCAAGCCCTTCTATCTGCGCGCGGCGCTGGACCAGGATTACTATCCGGATACGATCTGCACGCCGCCGTCGCTGGAGTTCATCGAGGATCGCTTCCGCAAAGCCAAGGCGCTCGGCCTCAATGCGCTGCGCTGTCACATCAAGGCGCCTGACCCGCGCTATTACGAAGCGGCCGACAGGCTGGGGCTGCTGGTCTGGGCCGAATTGCCGAACGGCGGATATTCCACCGAGCGTTCGCGCGAGCGTAAGGAGACGACGCTCAAGGGCATCATCGACCGCGACGGCAACCATCCGTCGATCTTTTGCTGGACGCTCATCAACGAGAACTGGGGCGTCGATCTCGTGCACGACGCCAAGCATCGCGCCTGGCTGCGGCGGCTCTATCTGTGGCTGAAGGCCTATGATCCGACGCGCCTCGTTGTCGATAATTCGCCGCTCGCGCCGAGCTTCCACGTGCAGAGCGATCTTGCGGATTACCACTTCTACGCGGCGATTCCCGACAGCCGCCATGATTGGGACCGTTTCGTCGACGCGCTCGCCGATCGCGGCGATTGGCTGTTCAGTCCCGAGGGCGACGCCGTGACGACGGGCCAGGAGCCGCTGCTCTGCTCGGAGTTTGGCAATTGGGGGCTTCCCGATCCCGAGAAGCTCAACGACGCCGTTGGGCGTGAACCCTGGTGGTTCGAGACCGGTCACGACTGGGGCGAGGGCGTCATGTATCCGCATGGCGTGCTCAACCGCTTCCACGATTGGAGCCTCGACCGCGTCTTCGGCAGTTTCGAGGCGTTTATTGAGGCCACGCAATGGCAGCAGTTTCGCGCTCTCAAATATGAGATCGAAGCCATGCGGCGGCGCGCCGAGATCTCAGGCTATGTCATCACCGAGCTGACCGATTGCCATTGGGAGTCGAACGGCCTCCTCGACATGCGCTCCAACACGCGCGCCTTCCACGATGTCTTCCACAGGATCAACGCCGATACGGTGATCGTGCCGCGTCTCGAGCGCGCGGCCTTTTGGTCGGGGGAAACGCTGCAGGTCCCCGTGCGCATTGCGCATGGCGGTTCGGATGCGCTCGACCCGGGAACGCTGGAAATACTATCCGACTGGTCGCAGACCCTGCCGACGCCGCGCATCGAAGCGGGCTCGGTGGCGGAGATGGGCGTGATATCCTTCGAGCTGCCCGACGTCGAAAAACCGTCGATGCGCTGCGTTTCGTTTCATCTGCGTGCGGCCAATGGCGAGATCGTCGCTTCGAACGAGTTCGAGTTTGCGCTGCATCCGGCGCGCGCCACGCCGCCGGCGCTGTCTCTATGGTCGCCGGAGCCCGATGTGCGGGTGCGCCTTCAGTCTTATGGCTATCGCCTCGCCACGGGGATGAATGACGCGGATGTCGTCGTGGCTCTGCGCAATACGAGCGAGCTTGCGGATCATGTGCGCGGGGGCGGGCGCGCCGTGCTTCTCCCTGAAGACGAAGGCACGCTGACTCCGTTTTTCCCGCACTGGCAAAATGTGAAGGTCGTGGCGCGCGACGGCACGCTGTGGCGCGGCGACTGGGCTTCGTCCTTCGCCTGGCTGCGGCGGCGCGGACCTTTCCACGGCTTGCCCGGCGGCCCCATGATTGACCAGACTTTCGACCGCGTTATACCAACGCATGTGATTTCGGGCTGCAACCTCCTCGATTTCCATGCGCGCGTGCACGCCGCTCTGGCGGTCGGTTGGATTCACAAGCCTGTGGGCCTTGCGGTCGAGCGCTTCTATGGCGAAGGCCATATCGTAATCTCGACCTTCCGGTTGCTGCGCGATCCCCCCGGCGTGGATCCGACCGCGACGGTCCTGTTCGACGCGCTGATCGACACGGCTGCGAAAAAAACAGAGACGCCCGCGGTAGAGCCGGTCAAGCTCGAATCTGCGTGA